A part of Candidatus Woesearchaeota archaeon genomic DNA contains:
- a CDS encoding DEAD/DEAH box helicase produces the protein MSLEKIKERIHPNLYDALYKDGIKELRPAQRKSIEAGLLEGKNLLVCTPTASGKTLVAELAMLNTILHHPGKKAVYIVPLKALASEKFRQFKAKYSNLIKIALSIGDIDSSDPYLSNYDIIICTSEKFDSLIRHHARWLSSVSVVVVDEIHLLNDPGRGPTLEILITMLREILKGLQIIALSATIGNPKELAEWLNAELVIDYWRPVKLQKGVYVEDRGMIEFEKDA, from the coding sequence ATGTCCCTCGAAAAGATTAAGGAAAGGATTCACCCAAATCTATACGATGCTCTATACAAGGACGGCATAAAGGAGCTGCGCCCAGCCCAGCGAAAGTCAATTGAGGCAGGGCTTCTTGAGGGGAAGAACCTTCTTGTGTGCACCCCCACTGCATCAGGTAAGACCCTTGTTGCTGAGCTTGCCATGCTCAACACAATTCTTCATCATCCCGGAAAAAAAGCAGTATACATCGTTCCATTAAAGGCTCTTGCATCAGAGAAGTTCAGGCAGTTCAAGGCGAAATACTCAAATCTCATAAAAATAGCGCTTTCAATAGGGGATATTGACTCTTCAGACCCTTATCTTTCAAATTATGACATAATAATCTGCACTTCAGAGAAGTTTGACTCATTAATCAGGCACCATGCCCGCTGGCTTTCCTCTGTTTCTGTTGTGGTTGTGGATGAGATTCATCTCCTTAATGACCCGGGAAGGGGCCCGACTCTTGAGATTCTGATAACAATGCTGAGAGAAATTCTGAAAGGGCTTCAGATAATTGCGCTCTCTGCAACAATAGGAAATCCAAAGGAGCTTGCCGAATGGCTTAATGCAGAGCTTGTTATAGATTACTGGCGCCCGGTAAAGCTTCAGAAAGGGGTTTATGTAGAGGACAGGGGAATGATTGAATTTGAGAAAGATGCCTGA
- a CDS encoding signal recognition particle-docking protein FtsY (signal recognition protein receptor; functions in the targeting and insertion of membrane proteins) — protein sequence KKITRVANPDMKIFIGEAITGNDCVEQARSFNEAVGIDAIVLAKADIDEKGGAAISISYVTKKPIIYLGVGQKYENLEEFNSEKIMKSIGL from the coding sequence GAAAAAGATAACAAGGGTTGCAAACCCGGACATGAAAATCTTCATAGGAGAGGCAATCACAGGAAACGACTGCGTTGAGCAGGCGAGAAGCTTCAATGAGGCAGTTGGAATTGATGCAATAGTCCTTGCAAAGGCAGACATTGATGAGAAGGGCGGGGCAGCCATATCAATCAGTTATGTCACAAAGAAGCCAATCATATACCTGGGAGTCGGGCAGAAATATGAGAATCTTGAAGAGTTCAATTCTGAGAAAATCATGAAAAGCATAGGGCTTTAA